The uncultured Methanolobus sp. sequence ATAGTCGATGCAATGGACAATTATCCCATTCGTTATCTTCTGAATAAGGTTGCCCATGAAAAAGGTATTCCTCTTGTTCATGGAGCAATCCGTGGATTTGATGGTCAGGCAATGACGATAATCCCAGGAGAAAGTGCATGTTTTAATTGTGTGTTTCCTTCTGAACCTCCTTCTGAACCGTTTCCAGTGGTAGGTGTGACACCTGGAATAATTGCCATGATCCAGGCTAATGAAGTTATTAAATATCTTCTTGGAGAAGGTAAACTCTTAACAGACCGGTTGTTGATATGGGATGGCCTGAGTTCTGAGATGGAGTACCTGCGTGTGGCGAAAAGACAGGACTGTAAGATATGTGGCACTGATGCCGGTTCTGCAGATAAGTCCGAGTGATTATCACACTTAATGACTTTAGATGATCTCTATAGAGCCGCCCATTTGCTTGTTTTTAATATAGGGTCCTTTAGAACTGACACTCAAATAAAGGGAGTACATACCTTATTTTTCATTGCAAATATGCTGTAAGTGCTCCCCCACAAAAAGTACATTTTTAAAGCTGCTTAATTTTCAAAATAAAGACTATTTATATTTGAATTGGAAAATAAAGTGCCAATTTCCCTTAAATTCATTCCATATTATAAGTTTTATAAGACCGTCTATTGATTGCGTTTTCATAAAAACAAAAAAGTATGAGAATAAAGGGCTATTAAACTTTTAATGCCATAATGATTCATTATTATAGTACAATTTATTAAATAAACGGATTAAATTATGTATTTTAGTTAGGAGAGTTTAAATAAATACTGATATAAAGAAAATAAGGATTGTTATAACTGGAAATGAATGTCATTTTGAAAGGGGCCTATTTTAATAATAATTTTATATCATGGAAACCGATATTAACTGGCAAATGGGGTATGGTATGGCGGCTGATACAACTAATATACTAAAATTTGAAGAAGCACTTCTATCACTAAACAGTGTAGCTGCACAAAACATAATATCTAGTGCATTTACTGAAGATAATGCTTTTGAAATTATCAATGATATAATTGCTCCTGTTCTTGAAAAAATTGGTGACATGTGGGTTTGCGGGGATATTGCATTGTCACAGGAGTACATGGCAGGTAAAATGTGCGAAGAGATTGTGGAAATGCTACTACCCTCGGACGCTCCTGCCAGAAAAGATACGCCTGTTATAGGCATCACAACCCTGGGTGATGAACACATGCTGGGGAAACGTATTGTAACATCTTTTATCAGGGCAAGCGGATTCAACATTCATGATTACGGTGAAATGGGGCCTGAAAATGTTGCCATGAAGGTGGAAGAAGATGGTGTTGATGTACTGATGGTCTCTACTCTAATGCTTAATCTTGCCTATGATGTTAAAAAGCTCAGGGAAATATTCGATCGGAAAAATATCGGTGCCAGGATCATAGTTGGTGGTGCACCTTTTTTGTTTGACCGTAATCTCTGGAAAGAGGTTGGTGCTGATGCCATGGCTGTAGATGCCATGGAATCCATTAGTAAGATACATGATGTTCTGGAGTATTCAAAATGAGTTGCGGTGAAATATCTCCCATGGAAAGGGTACTGACAGCAATCAGTCATAAGGAACCGGACAGGGTTCCTTTTTTCCTGCTTCTGGCAACCCAGGGTTCAAGGGAATTCAATGTATCGATTGAGGAATATTTTTCAAAACCTGAAATGGTTGCAGAGGCCCAGGTAAGAATGCAGCAAAAGTATGGCCATGACTGTTATTATTCATTCTATTATGCATCCCTTGAACTCGAAGCGTGGGGTGTTGAGTCTGTTTTCTATACCAATGCAGCACCTAATTCAGGAAGGCCTATTATAAGGGATTTTGAAGATATATCCTCACTGGAAGCACCGGATGTCTTTGAATCTGCACCGCTGCAGAAGGTTATGAAAACGACATCTCTCATAAAGGAACATGCCGGTGAGGAAATTCCCATATTAGGTGTGGTTATGTCACCATTTGCATTGCCTACTATGCAGATGGGTTTTGAGCATTATTTCGATCTGATCTACGG is a genomic window containing:
- a CDS encoding cobalamin-dependent protein (Presence of a B(12) (cobalamin)-binding domain implies dependence on cobalamin itself, in one of its several forms, or in some unusual lineages, dependence on a cobalamin-like analog.), with protein sequence METDINWQMGYGMAADTTNILKFEEALLSLNSVAAQNIISSAFTEDNAFEIINDIIAPVLEKIGDMWVCGDIALSQEYMAGKMCEEIVEMLLPSDAPARKDTPVIGITTLGDEHMLGKRIVTSFIRASGFNIHDYGEMGPENVAMKVEEDGVDVLMVSTLMLNLAYDVKKLREIFDRKNIGARIIVGGAPFLFDRNLWKEVGADAMAVDAMESISKIHDVLEYSK
- a CDS encoding HesA/MoeB/ThiF family protein, whose amino-acid sequence is MLSDNELERYSRQIMLFGEDGQKRLNDATVFVAGAGGLGCPVALYLAVAGIGHLRIADKDIVEKTNLNRQILHWERDVGKEKVTSVEEKIRQINPHIEIQTFHLTIDESNIMELVDDADIIVDAMDNYPIRYLLNKVAHEKGIPLVHGAIRGFDGQAMTIIPGESACFNCVFPSEPPSEPFPVVGVTPGIIAMIQANEVIKYLLGEGKLLTDRLLIWDGLSSEMEYLRVAKRQDCKICGTDAGSADKSE